In Setaria italica strain Yugu1 chromosome I, Setaria_italica_v2.0, whole genome shotgun sequence, the genomic window TCTGTAAATCCAACATAACTAAGGTCACCTGCCTTCTTCCACATCAGCTTCCTATAAACCGTTTGCTTAGACGATCAATACAGTATAAACCTCCAAGCATGATTGTGCTTAAAGATATTTTAATGGTGTAAACTCATAACCCTACTAGAAGTCTATGATACTGCCCTGAGCAGGGAGTCATACCTGTCAGTGTTCAGTGTCCTGAATAGCACTCGGCGAACTCCTTTGGGGATTTTTAGGAATTCCATTGCTTCAGCTGCATGGATTCATTGGGGATTAATATACTATATACATGTATTCTCTTTTCATGGAACTAAATTGCAGCAAAATCACGCATAAGATGTGTTTGATACATAAACCATTATCTGTATACGGCACCATAATAGATTATACACGTTTATCCCATACCATACTTATAAATCTTTACTAAATCATAAGAGCAACAGCTGTGAAATGAGGCAATTCATCAGATAATTTTGTAGAGGAGCTAAGTCACTCAAAATGAAAAGCATGGTACCTGTTATATTTGTGTTCCTTGGAACATCAACCAGTAATGCAGGTCCTGTGTCCAGTAAGTAGGAATCAATCAGTAAGGCAAATCATTTACAACATGATCTATACTCAAGTATAACATGCAAAATTCTGCAATCAAACAGATAAAGGATTGTCTATTTCGCATCTACTCTGAATCTGAAAACACTACCTACAAACAATCAACCCCGGATATGTGCGTCCGAAGTTCTGAACCAGCGTGTTTGTGCATCTCGTGGCTCAAAATAGAAGCTAATATAGGCTGAGAGGAACGGAATCAGTTGATCCTTCGCGAGCTACCGTTAAGGACAACGAGATCGAGCTTGTCGGCATCAAGGCCGGCCTCGAAATGCTCCTGAATCATGTGCCCCGGCGTGTCGATGTGAGTGCCGGCGTGCACCACCATCCGGAGCTCCGACAGGTTGCAGAAGGACCCGTTGGCCATGGACATGGTCTGGAACACCACGGGGCCCAGCCCGTCCGGCCCGACCCCCGGCAGCTCCGGCCGGTACGCGTGCGTGATGTCGACGATGCGCTCGCCGTCGTACTCCTccagccgccgcgcccccgccgccggcgccgcagagGCAGGGCCGCAGGTCCCCGCGGCGTCTGCGTACGCCGGGTGGGCCGCGATGCCACCGTCGTCCCCGGCGGCAAGAACGCAGGACGCCGTTGTCACGGCGAGCAGGAGGGTCGCCATCAGAGGGGGAGGAAGAGACATGGCCACGAGCTCACAGCTTGCAGGCAAGAAAGCGAGCAGCAAACAGCCAGCAATTGAGCACAGTGACGCTGAGGAAGACTGAGCAAGCTGCACAGTGCTGGTCTAATGCTCTTGATCGCACTCGATCCATTCCAGTCCAGACACCGGATAGTTTATCTTTGGCTCACGCCTAAAATTATTGGGATAAAGGACTGACACTGACGAGTTCTCGAGTTTAAAATTCGTGTCTCTCGTAAGATTCGGAAGCCATAGCCGAAAAGCCAAAAGGAGAGGCGTGATCAGCATTTCGTGAGGCCAGATGTGCTCCAATCCGGGTACTACATAGATGCCAAGCCACCATAAAcaattcttctctttttttcccactctCTATGCATCATTCCAGTCCAGAGGCTACACTTGCATAACATGAGTTTTTGCATGCGAGTGTCGCTTTCGACAAAGTTCAATCAAGGAGACGGCTTGCGGTCTAAAGCTTAGGTGGCACCCGGTTCTTCTTGTGTGTATCCTCGAAAAAAAAATGGCACCTTTGTGCATGCAAGGTCTCGTGTGTATGCAAGAGTCGTTGGCCGGTGGTGGGCCTTGTATGTCAGCGTAAGGAAGAGGGTTTCAAAAAGATCTTGCCGTGGATAGCGGACAAGCGGTTGGGAATCTCCGAATTCCCCGTCCTCGATTCGATCCCCACCATGTTCATCCTCATCTCAAATTCTCAATTCCAAAATTGATCCACAGACCAGCAAGGGGTTTGAGACGATGATGATGCGTTACCGTTGAGGACGTCGAGGTCGAGCGTGTCGAcgtcgaggccggcggcgaagtTGTCCTGGTTGATGTGCCCCGGCGCGTCGACGTGGGTGCCCGTGTGGCACTCCATCCGCAGCTCCGACAGGTTGTACTCGGAGCCCTCCGCCATGGAGTGCTTGAGCCGCACCAcgggccccgccaccgcccccggCGCGAACGCAGGCAGGTCCGGCACGTACGCGTGCGTGATGTCGATGATGCGCCCGGCGGGGCCGCGCTCCCGCAACCaaaacccgccgccgccggcgtcggagtCCACCGTGCAGGTGCCCTCGCCGGAGGGGTACCCCGGGTGCGCGTCGCCGCCCGCGGATAGGGGCGAGggtacgaggaggaggagagcgaggAGCAGGGAGGCGAGCAGCGCcacggccatggcgcccgggCCGGAGCTAGCTGGAATCTGCTACTGGTGGGCTTCCGCTTCTGCTTCTCGTTCGCTGGAACTGGTCACTGATGGGTTGGGCACACTATTCTCCCGGGCATTTTATGGCCTCTCgatcacccgccgccgccgcaccagcCGCACGATGGCGACGGCGCGCGATCCTGGCTGTCCGTTCCCGCGGCCCGCCGgatcaacgccgccgccgctgttgctGTTGCAGCTACCCGTGTCGTGTCGTGCTACACCTACCTACACTCTGCTCTGCTCCAGAAGAAAGATCGACAGTGAGGGGTACATGTACACGACATGTGTGTGCTCACCAACGTAAGAGAAACTAGCTAGGTGAATTTTCGTTAAAAAATCGTCCTCAATTTGTTGGATTAATACCTGGAGAAGAACTATACCGAGTAGGTGAAGCCAGCCATCTCATCTCATccacggccggccggcaggccAATGGTCGAGTAGAGATGGTCAGAAGTTGCTGAGCTTGACGTCAACACACTAGTGCACGGCGGGACACCATGCTCCGATCGAAAGGGACAAGCTGCAAGCTGCGCACCACTGGTCTCGAGATATCGTAAGAAGTAAACTAACGAGAAAAGGAGAGGGATGGTTTTGAAGCGATCAAACAAGAGTTTTTGGTTGGCGTCTAGTGGGTGGTGTAGGGTGCAGGTATGGATCCGATGGATGCCGATGAATAAGTTAATCAGCACCGTGTACCACGTTGCAGCTTAATTACATGTACGCAATTAAGGAATGCAGATCGGGATGGGATGTTTCCTTCTTTGGCACTGATTGCCAAGAAAGATCGATCGTTCGATGGCGAAGCAGGCATGGTATGCTCTCGTTATGGAAGGCTGGAACAGGTGCGACACGTCCACGGCCGTCGGCCAGGCCAGGCCGTCGCCCAGGCGCCGTTCGCTCAGCGAGCCGCCCCGCTACACGAGCATCGCCACGACCCGGCCGACGAGGGATTCCCTCGGGGCGCGTTTGGCAGCCCGCATGGAGGTTAGGTCAGGTCCAGCTAGCACAACAAGTTATTTGCTAAAAACGGACCTTTCATCCAACCATTTTTATCCTGGTTAACATTAAACCCGTGACTAAAGTGATTTTAATCCCGGGTTAAAAATGTGTCACCGAAGGCCACCGCGGGAGGgagctttagtctcggttgtaaATACCGATTCTAAATAAATCCCACCGACGCTCCCTCTTTTGTCCCGGCATtgaaggggggcctttagtcccggttggaaatttcAACTGAGACTAAACGGCCATCCCAACCTTTTCACGTGTGTCTCGTGAGGCCTTTTATCTCCACTCCACAGGCAGCTCCTCTACCACTtatctcttctccctcctcctcctctccctcctcaccctttcttccaggcgggcgggtggcgcggGCAGCGTGTGGCCGGTGGGTGGCGCGGGCGGGTGGGCGGCGTTgtggcctttttttttaaaaaaaaactttttagtcctggttggtgactaaatgggctctttagtcccgactaaattcccgggactaaagacccccccccaatttgtctcgaaaattttatcccggatggattttcaagatctttgaggcctaccaactaggactaaaacTCCGTTTTCCAGTAGTGCCTGGTCGGCCTCTTGGGCCATGCTCGCGTGGTGCAAAAATGATCCGCTAGCCTGCATCGCATGGAACACAAAAGTCAGCCGTTTCACGCGGTGCAGGCC contains:
- the LOC101773399 gene encoding uncharacterized protein LOC101773399 isoform X2, encoding MAVALLASLLLALLLLVPSPLSAGGDAHPGYPSGEGTCTVDSDAGGGGFWLRERGPAGRIIDITHAYVPDLPAFAPGAVAGPVVRLKHSMAEGSEYNLSELRMECHTGTHVDAPGHINQDNFAAGLDVDTLDLDVLNGPALLVDVPRNTNITAEAMEFLKIPKGVRRVLFRTLNTDRKLMWKKAGDLSYVGFTEDGAQWLVDNTDIKLVGVDYLSVAAFDHLISAHVVFFKNPDIIPVEGLKLDDVPAGIYNLHCLPLRLVGAEGSPVRCILIK
- the LOC101773399 gene encoding uncharacterized protein LOC101773399 isoform X1; the protein is MSLPPPLMATLLLAVTTASCVLAAGDDGGIAAHPAYADAAGTCGPASAAPAAGARRLEEYDGERIVDITHAYRPELPGVGPDGLGPVVFQTMSMANGSFCNLSELRMVVHAGTHIDTPGHMIQEHFEAGLDADKLDLVVLNGPALLVDVPRNTNITAEAMEFLKIPKGVRRVLFRTLNTDRKLMWKKAGDLSYVGFTEDGAQWLVDNTDIKLVGVDYLSVAAFDHLISAHVVFFKNPDIIPVEGLKLDDVPAGIYNLHCLPLRLVGAEGSPVRCILIK